One window of Scheffersomyces stipitis CBS 6054 chromosome 1, whole genome shotgun sequence genomic DNA carries:
- the HXT2.1 gene encoding hexose transporter (tentative) → MLHIFVFLCTLSCTTNGYDGSMLNGLQALDSWQDAMGHPEGYKLGSLANGTIFGSVLSVSVAAWLSDKVGRRVAIIIGSGIAVVGAILQGASTNFAFFLVSRILLGFGVGIGAIASPALIAEISYPTFRPTCTTLYNTLWYLGAVIAAWVTFGTQHLKGSASWRVPSYIQAFLPAVQFVSLWWCPESPRWMIAKGREDEARQILFKYHTGGDQDDRAVRLVEFEIKEIKAALEMEKICSNSKYSDFLTIPSYRKRLFLLSFTAIIMQLSGNGLVSYYLSKVLTSIGIKSANEQLIINGCLMIYNMVIASSVAFVVYLFRRRTLFLTSISGMLFSYIIWTALSAVNQQRDFKDKSLGKGVLAMIFFYYLSYDIGANGLPFLYVTEILPYTHRAKGLNVMYGVQMTTLVYNGYVNPIAMDALDWKYYIVWCCFLAFELLIVYFFFVETYGYSLEEVAKVFGDDPNSSLIQSTSSNEKASIEHLEDTSSAEIGRVV, encoded by the coding sequence ATGTTGCATATTTTTGTGTTTTTATGTACTCTTTCTTGTACTACTAACGGTTACGATGGTTCTATGTTGAACGGTTTGCAAGCACTTGACTCCTGGCAGGATGCAATGGGTCACCCAGAAGGCTATAAGCTTGGTTCCCTTGCAAATGGTACAATCTTTGGTTCAGTTCTCAGTGTTTCTGTTGCAGCATGGCTCAGTGACAAGGTCGGTAGAAGAGTCGCTATTATTATTGGTTCTGGTATAGCCGTTGTTGGTGCTATTTTACAAGGTGCTTCTACTAATTTCGCTTTCTTTTTAGTTTCCAGAATTTTGCTTGGTTTCGgtgttggaattggagCTATTGCTTCACCCGCATTGATTGCAGAAATTTCTTACCCAACTTTCAGACCAACGTGTACTACCCTCTACAATACGTTATGGTATTTGGGTGCTGTTATTGCTGCTTGGGTCACTTTCGGTACTCAACACTTGAAAGGAAGTGCTAGTTGGAGAGTTCCATCGTATATCCAGGCATTCTTACCAGCAGTGCAATTTGTCAGTCTTTGGTGGTGCCCCGAATCCCCAAGATGGATGATTGCCAAAGGcagagaagatgaagccAGACAAATCCTCTTCAAATATCATACTGGTGGGGACCAAGATGATAGAGCAGTAAGATTGGTTGAGTTTGAAataaaagaaatcaaggcTGCTTTGGAGATGGAAAAGATTTGCTCCAACTCTAAGTACAGTGACTTCTTGACAATTCCTTCTTACAGAAAGAGATTATTTTTGCTTTCATTTACAGCTATCATCATGCAATTATCTGGTAATGGGTTAGTTTCTTACTATCTCAGTAAGGTTTTGACTTCAATTGGTATTAAATCTGCTAACGAGCAGTTGATCATCAATGGTTGTCTTATGATTTACAATATGGTTATTGCTCTGTCTGTTGCATTCGTCGTTTACTTatttagaagaagaactttgTTCTTAACGTCCATTTCAGGTATGTTATTCAGTTACATTATCTGGACAGCCCTTTCTGCAGTTAATCAACAGAGAGACTTCAAGGACAAATCATTGGGCAAGGGCGTGCTTGCaatgatcttcttctactattTGTCCTACGATATTGGTGCAAATGGATTGCCATTCTTGTATGTGACAGAAATCTTACCTTACACCCACAGAGCCAAGGGCCTTAACGTCATGTACGGGGTTCAAATGACTACTTTAGTGTACAATGGTTACGTCAACCCTATAGCTATGGACGCACTTGACTGGAAATACTACATTGTGTGGTGTTGTTTCTTGGCCTTTGAATTGCTCAttgtctacttcttctttgtggAAACATATGGATActctttggaagaagttgcaaagGTTTTCGGTGACGATCCAAACTCTTCCCTCattcaatcaacttctaGCAACGAAAAAGCTTCCATTGAGCATTTAGAAGATACTTCTTCCGCAGAGATCGGAAGAGTCGTCTGA
- the RPD3 gene encoding histone deacetylase transcription modifier (Transcription modifier required for vegetative repression of early meiosis-specific as well as non-meiotic genes required for mitotic intragenic and intergenic recombination and for sporulation) codes for MYVQLPFDELKVDPTQKKRIAYFYDADIGNYAYGAGHPMKPHRIRMAHSLIMNYGLYKKMEIYRAKPATKQEMCQFHTDEYIDFLSRVGPDNLDMFAKEQIKFNVGDDCPVFDGLFEYCGISGGGSMEGAARLNRGKCDIAINYAGGLHHAKKSEASGFCYLNDIVLGIIELLRYHPRVLYIDIDVHHGDGVEEAFYTTDRVMTASFHKYGEFFPGTGELRDIGVGKGKYYSVNVPLRDGIDDATYKSVFEPLISKIIEWYQPSAIVLQCGGDSLSGDRLGCFNLSMAGHANCINFVKSFNIPMMVVGGGGYTMRNVARTWAFESGLLNNVILPSELPYNEYYEYYGPDYKLDVRPSNMYNTNSPEFLNKILTSIITNLENTKHAPSVQMNEVPRDAEDLGDVDEDTKEAIDTKGGSQQARDEQIQPENEFYDEDDKDEGEKMISVPDASIEVKEKPIERAPAEEAKDVEDAKDAKDVPSASVLTKEELDEIEELNKGVN; via the exons ATGTACGTACAGCTTCCATTTGATGAGCTCAAGGTAGATCCGACACAGAAGAAGCGGATTGCTTACTTCTACGATGCCGATATCGGCAACTACGCCTACGGAGCCGGCCATCCCATGAAACCCCATAGAATAAGAATGGCCCACTCGTTGATCATGAACTATGGCTTATATAAGAAGATGGAAATCTACCGAGCCAAGCCAGCCACAAAGCAGGAGATGTGTCAGTTCCATACTGATGAGTATATCGACTTCTTGAGTCGTGTGGGACCTGACAACTTGGACATGTTTGCTAAAGAACAGATCAAGTTTAACGTTGGTGATGACTGTCCTGTTTTTGATGGGTTGTTTGAATACTGTGGTATCTCGGGAGGTGGATCCATGGAAGGTGCTGCTCGGTTGAACCGAGGTAAGTGTGATATTGCTATCAACTACGCTGGGGGATTGCACCACGCGAAGAAGTCCGAGGCTTCAGGCTTCTGTTACTTGAACGATATCGTTTTGGGTATTATCGAGTTGTTGCGCTACCATCCTAGAGTATTGTACATCGATATTGATGTCCACCACGGTGATGGAGTCGAGGAAGCATTCTATACTACTGACAGAGTGATGACAGCTTCGTTCCACAAGTACGGTGAGTTTTTCCCCGGAACTGGTGAACTTAGAGATATTGGAGTAGGCAAGGGTAAGTACTATAGTGTCAATGTTCCGTTGAGAGATGGGATTGATGATGCAACGTATAAGTCTGTGTTCGAGCCCTTGATCAGCAAGATCATCGAGTGGTACCAGCCCTCGGCCATTGTGTTGCAGTGTGGTGGAGATTCATTGAGTGGGGACAGATTGGGctgtttcaacttgtcgatGGCTGGCCATGCCAACTGTATCAACTTTGTCAAGTCGTTCAACATTCCCATGATGGTTGTAGGAGGTGGAGGTTATACTATGAGAAATGTAGCCAGAACTTGGGCTTTCGAGTCGggtttgttgaacaacgtGATATTGCCCTCGGAATTGCCTTATAACGAATACTACGAATACTATGGTCCTGACTACAAGCTTGACGTCAGACCTTCGAACATGTACAACACCAATTCGCCCGAgtttttgaacaagatcttgaccAGcatcatcaccaacttggaGAATACCAAACACGCACCATCGGTGCAGATGAACGAAGTTCCTAGAGACGCCGAGGATCTTGGAGACGTTGATGAGGACACCAAAGAAGCCATAGACACCAAGGGTGGATCGCAGCAGGCCAGAGATGAACAAATACAGCCAGAGAATGAATTCTACGACGAGGATGACAAGGATGAGGGCGAAAAGATGATT TCGGTTCCAGATGCTTCtattgaagtcaaagaaaagCCAATCGAAAGGGCTCctgctgaagaagccaaagatGTCGAAGATGCCAAAGATGCCAAAGATGTTCCATCCGCTTCCGTGTTGACCAAGGAAGAGTTGGACGAGATcgaagagttgaacaaggGTGTAAATTAG
- the POS5 gene encoding protein involved in oxidative stress, which yields MANLIDIRSVTQLGNAKFPEYVQQSHSKLHNVIWRTPLQNIYVVKKPWNYHVRDAMVQFIDHIHHHYPAVNVIVNEDVADELVHEFSSGGCNDLDKSTKHILYTGKFGDIVDKTDLVVTLGGDGTILRAVSTFSNVTVPPVLSFALGTLGFLLPFDFKKASDTFRMVYESRAKALHRNRLECHVLDHYKHQGQVATMVHAMNDISLHRGSQPNLTSLDIYIDNEFLTTTTADGIVFSTPTGSTAYSLSAGGSITHPLVPCILLTPICPRSLSFRPLILPSTCHIMIRLSELNRNSSIELTIDGIPQRDLLPGDSIHVVSEKGTIYVPGQHEPPTTLSRHTNTANTNSKGIWCIARSEHDWTKDINELLGFNSSFQGKKQYHM from the exons ATGGCTAACTTAATAGACATAAGACTGGTTACCCAGCTTGGCAATGCCAAATTCCCAGAGTATGTGCAACAGTCCCATTCCAAGTTGCACAACGTCATCTGGAGAACACCGCTTCAAAACATATACGTAGTAAAAAAACCATGGAATTACCACGTCCGTGATGCAATGGTACAGTTCATTGACCACATCCACCACCATTACCCAGCAGTAAACGTCATAGTCAACGAAGACGTAGCAGACGAGTTGGTCCACGAGTTCAGTTCGGGGGGTTGCAACGACTTGGATAAATCAACAAAACATATCTTGTACACGGGAAAATTTGGCGACATCGTAGACAAAACAGACTTGGTGGTGACGTTAGGTGGCGATGGTACGATTCTACGTGCTGTGAGTACTTTCCTGAATGTGACCGTTCCTCCCGTTCTAAGTTTTGCTTTGGGAACGTTGGGGTTCCTTTTGCCgtttgacttcaagaaggcCAGCGACACGTTCCGTATGGTCTATGAGTCGCGAGCCAAGGCACTTCATAGAAACAGACTCGAGTGTCATGTA TTGGACCATTATAAACACCAGGGACAGGTTGCCACCATGGTGCATGCTATGAATGATATCTCGTTGCATAGAGGAAGTCAGCCCAACTTGACGTCGTTGGATATCTACATCGACAACGAGTTCTTGACTACTACCACGGCAGACGGTATTGTCTTTCTGACTCCTACAGGTTCTACAGCGTACTCGCTTAGTGCTGGTGGCTCTATCACTCATCCGTTGGTTCCGTGCATATTGCTTACGCCCATCTGTCCTAGATCGTTGTCGTTCAGGCCATTGATCTTGCCTCTGACATGCCATATCATGATCCGATTGTCAGAACTCAACCGGAACTCGTCTATTGAGTTGACCATCGATGGAATCCCACAGAGAGACTTACTTCCCGGAGACTCTATACATGTAGTCAGCGAAAAAGGTACCATATATGTGCCTGGCCAACACGAGCCACCTACCACTCTCAGCAGAC ATACCAACACCGCGAAC